The sequence GCGCAGCGCGCGGGGTGGAAGTTCTTCGCCCGTAGGGCGCACGACGGTAGCCAGGGTCTTCAGACCCTGGACGGTGAAGCTCGCAATTCCTCTCCTGCCTTCCAGCCCGGAGGGCTGGCGAGGCGTGAGGATTGAGCCGGTTCCCGCGGGCGCGCACCCGAGGCCACTGACAGACGTCCGCTGCGCGGGCTGAGCAATGTTGAGCCGGACCTGAGGGACCGCAGGTCAGCGGACGCGTCGGCGGCGCCGAGCGTGTGCACCCGGCGCCGCCGTTCGGATTCACTATCGCGCGCAGCGCTCACGCTGCGGGAGCTTGTGGAGACGCCGCTACTCCGTCAGCGCGCCGTAGACCGCGAGCCAATATGCGCGCTGCACCTCGTCCCAGGCATTTTCGAGCGCAAAGCCCACCCAGCCGGGCACGCCGGCGCCCGCTACGAATTCCCGTCATCAGTTGTCCGACTTGGCTGTCCCCACACTACGGATAGACTATCTAGAATTAATGGCTGTCCCTCTTTCCAGACAGCGTAGCGATGGAGATGCTGCTATTGATATTTCGTGCAACGAAGCTGCCCGCGAGCGCACCACCGACCGTCAAGCCGCCCGTGACGTCCTGTGTGATTTTGACCTCGTTGAGCACACCGCCCCCGATGGTGAGCGTGCCGGCGTGATCGGCCCATAGCGGCCCCAATTCGCCCACGTCGGAAACGACGTCGAGTGCGTCGAGAACGTTCGTCTCATCGCTGTTGGACTTGAGGTCGAGCGCCTTCACTGCCGCCGCACCGCGCGTGTGCCCGGCGCTCGGATCGCCAATCACGCTCAGGTGAATGCCGCCGACCGTCACGCCGTTGGCGATCTTGATGTAGTTGATGTACCCAGGCAGATTCGTAGCGCTGTCGTAGGCCTCGAATTTCCACGGCTCGGCTGGCATGCCGTTCGACCAGATCGTTACACCAATATCGTTGCCTTCAATGTCCTGATCGATAGTGAATTCCACTGGCGCGTTGTGCGCGCCCCACTCGACGATGACGTTGCGCGCAACCACAACCTGCGCGAAGACCAGACTCAGACCTACTGCAAGGAGAGCTCTCGTTGTCCCCATCACGTGTCCCTCTATTGTTGTGTATTTCGCGTTCCTATCACATAGCGTCTTGGGAGCCGAGCGCCCAAGATCGCAACCAACATGCAAGCACAAGCAGACGGCTCAGGCACGATGCCGCAGTTGACCCAATCCCACTCCGCCAAACTGCAGCTCGATGTCATGTCGCCCCAGCCCACACCTGGTGCACCGGGGAGACCTTCAAAGAAGGTCCCCTGCAATGCCGGCGTCCCATCGATATACAGGCTGAAGGCGCGCATGTCCGCAGATTCGAAGACGAACTCGTGGAACTCACCAGGCACAAAGGGCGCCCAGCCACCGGGTGGGGTATCACAATAGACGCCATTGGTCGCCAGACTCAGATGCACCGTGTAGTAATCGTCGAATCTGATGAAGACTGCCGGATCGGAATGGATTGCCTCGTCGACTCGCACTCGCCATGACATGACAAAGTTCTGCCCGGGCCCCACGCTCATTTCCCCTGATCTTAGCTGACCGTAAATGTCGTAAATGCCCGGGGCGGCGCGCGAGTCGATGAACAGCTTTCCGTCCTCCAACCATCGCTCCGCCGGCGGGTCAGACGAGTAGTGACTCCAGCCCTCGGTCTCCGGGTACGTGTCACCGTCCCAACTGACCCACCACGGGCTCGCCCGGGCGGCCGTCACCGCCAGCAGCAATGTCACCGTCACGTTCAACAGACGCAGCATTCCGATCCTCCTTGCTCTGCGCGCCAGCCGCGCCGGCATCCCCAGCCGGCCGGCCGCGCGCTGCCTCATGCTCTGCCACGACGCCGGGACAAACACGCGTCTCGTCGTCGCGCTCCTGCGCCCGCCACGGACGCGCAATGCGAGCACCAGCAAACGAGTTGCCCTCAATCACTTATAGCCCTCCAGCACTGGCCGCCGCCAACGTGGCGACCGTCCCCCCCGACCCCGCCGTCAATATCCCCGCCACGCAACACGCCGGGCGCGATTTCGTCGCCCCTGGGGTCCCGTCGTCATGCGGCCAGCAGCACGCAGGCAGTGCCGACCGATAACCACGAGCATTCTACATCGCACGCGCGGCATGGACAACAGAAAAGGAGCGGCAGCACCGAAATACCGCAGATGCTGGCGAGCAACTGTCAGCCGCGCTGCGCTACGCGCTCTGCTCGGCGCGCTGCGCGCCAAACACGATCGCGACAAGTCGCCCCGGCGTACGCGGCCGGCGTTCACCGTCCAGTCGGCTACGGCCCGGCGACAAAGCGCGGTCGTGCCACACGCGCGGGGGGCAGGCGAAGACCCGACAAGATCCGCCCGATGGCGCCGATATTTAGCAATCCTAGTACCTCTCTGCGTTCTCGGCGTCGTCCGCGGCTATCCTGGCAATGGAGGGTGGCATGTCCCACGTGCCCGCATCGAACGCCGCCGCTCACATTGTCACCATGCTGCCAGTGGACCTTGTCACGCTGTTCCTCTGGCTGACAGCTTCATCGTCCCATAACAAAGGTGCGCAATTAGGCAGCGCGCGAGCACGCCATTTTGATCACCTTTGGCGGATTCGCTCGGAAGGGCGGTTTTATGCGGACGTCGCCCGATCAAGGGTCAGTTTGCACAGCGCCACTAGCGGCGTTTGGCTTTCGCCGCGGGCTTGCGCGCCGACTTCGCGGGCGTCTTCTTCACGGGCTTGGCAGTCTTCTTCGCGGATGACGCCGGGGCCGCTCTGCCGCCCGCGATCAGGACCATCAGCGCGTTCTGCGCGTGCATCCGGTTCTCCGCCTGGTCGAAGATCGCCGAGTTGGGCGTCCGGGCGGCGGCGTACTCGATCTCTTCGCCGTAATGCGCCGGCAGGCAGTGCAGCACGATCGCGTCGGGCTTGGCCAGGCCGAGCAAACGCATGTTGATTTGGAAGCCCTGGAACTTTGCCTTGCGGGCCTCCGCTTCGGCTTCCTGGCCCATCGACGCCCACACGTCCGTGTACAGCACGTCCGCCCCGCGCGCGGCTTCCGTCGGCTCGTTCAGCACGCGAATCTCCGCGCCTGTCTTGCGGCCGATCACCTGCGACTCGACCAGCACTTCCGGCTTCGGCTCGAAGCCCGGCGGCGTCGCGACGGTCATGTGCATGCCGACGAGCGCGGCGCCGTACATGAGCGAATGCGCTACGTTGTTGCCATCGCCGATGTAAACCGCACGCAGGCCTTTCAGCGTCCGCCTGCGCTCGCGGATGGTCATCAAGTCCGCCAGGATCTGGCAGGGGTGCTCGAAGTCGCTCAGGCCGTTGATCACGGGGCAGGTCGCGTACTTGCCGAGATCGACGACGATGTCGTGGCCGAAGACGCGGGCCATGATGAGGTCGGCGTAGCGCGACAGGACAAGCGCGATGTCCTCGGTCGTCTCGCGCTGGCCGAGCTTGATGTCGGACGGGGCGAGGTAGATCGCGTGTCCGCCGAGCCGCGTCATGCCGGTCTCGAAGGAGACGCGGGTGCGCAGCGAGGGCTTCTGGAAAATCATGGCGAGCGTCTTGCCGGCGAGCGGCGCGGCGCGCTCGAACTTGGCGCGGTTCGCCTTGAGGGCATCGGCCTGGTCGAGGATGGCGCGAATCTCGTCGCCGGTGAGGTCTTTCATCGAGAGCAGGTTGCGTCCGCGTAGGTTTACTGGCATGGTGCCGGTCTCCGTGTGGGGCGGCCTAAAGGGGCGCCCGAGCCTGTCGTCAGAGTCGCGACAGTGTAGCGGCAGGGGGGTGAATGGAAAATGGCGCGCGGAGCGCCGCGGCCTGGCTGCGCCAGATCGTGCCACCCCGACGGGCAGTGCTCGCATTGTTACCTTGTTACCTGCACACCTTGTCACCCCCACGGCTTGGCTGCGCCAGACCGTGCCACGCGCGCGGGGCTATTGCGCGAGCTGCTTGCGGAGAATCTCGATGACCTCCGGCATCTTGCGGTCGCGCAGAGCTTTGAACTCCGCCGGCAGTTCGTCGGCACGAATCAGGAAGTCGATCGTGGTGCCGTCGGTGCCAACCGGTACGCGGACGATCGCCACGACCGGGGAACGCGTCTCACCGCCCGGTGCGGCCCCGCCTTGGCTCGGCCGGGCACCCACCATGACGCCATGCTCGCCCACCTCGTACCATAGCCCAGTGCGGCCGGAGATCAGTTCCAGGACCTGGCGGGCGGTCGTGTCACGCTGGATGAGGTCCACGAAGCGGTCCTGCGCCGCGACGCGCTGCAGCGACCCGGGCTCAAAGTGGATCGTGATGCCGATCCGGCGGCCCAGATCCATCAGCAGGGCGTCGAGGGCCACGCGCTGGTAGTTGAGATCGAGCGGCCGGTCGAGCCGTTGCTGAATGTCCTCGCCGCGGCTGTAAATCACGATCGTCTTGCCGGACAGAACCCACAGGCAGCCCATCTGCTGCGTGACGGTTTCGAGTTGCGTAAGGGCATCGGCCGGCGGGCCGGCCCGCATGGCCTGCTCGAACATCTGCTGCGGATCGGTCTTCCCCGCTGGCGGAAGGCGAAACTCGACGGTGAAGGCATCGGGTCGAATGTGGGCCCACTGCTGCCCGGCGAGCGTCTGCAGCAGCGTGACTTCATCGACGGTCAGGCGGCGGCCCAGCCGTTCGAGCACCGGCGCCGGTGCGACCACGACGTGATTGTCGCCGATACGCAGCGCCAGCCCCAGGCCGGCGAAAATCTGCTCCAGCGCCCGGCGCACCGACATGTGCTCGATCACGATCGAAAGGCGGGTCTGCTCACCATACGGCATGCATTCCAGCGCGGCGGGGTCAATCTCGAAGTGCAGGCCGGTCGGCTTCTCCAGTTCCGCTAGCGCATCGCGGATCGGACGCTCGGAAATCTCGATCCGCTGCGTGATCTGCTGGTCCAGCGCCGCCTCCACGAGGTCACGCATGCCCTGCGCGCCGGCCAGCGGCACGATGGCCGCCAGCGACAGCAGGCCGGCAAGGCACGTCGGGAGGTTCGAGCGTCGATGGATGACGGTTGAGGTTGGCATGGAGATGGCCTCAATAATACCCGGCCGTCTCTACGGACGGCTCGGCCGGCATGATGAGGGGATCGACCACGAAGAGACGCTGCGGCGCGGCCGCCGTCGCCGAAGGGGCGGAAATGCGGGCAAACGCCACGCCGGCGTCGGCAGTGGACCGCGCCGTGGCGGGCGGAGAAAGTGTGACGCGCACCAGTCCGGCGGGTGCGGTGGGGGGAGCGCCATGCGGCAGAAGCGCGAGGAGCAGGGCGGCGGCGGCCGTCAGCGAAGCCGCGGTGGCCGCAAGCCCGGTGTAGAGCCGACGTCGTCGCGCCGCCGTTCCCGTACTCCGCGCCACGGCTTGGGAGATCCGCCCGTGCAGACGGGACCAGTCGATGCGGGCATCGAGCGAGGGCAGGTCGCGCAGCACGGAGTCGAGGGCATCATCAGGCTCTGCGTCGATCGCTTGGGGCTGATCGAGATTGGCGACGATGCGGTCCTTGAGCCGTGGCCAGTTGACATTGGCCGGCGTGGACCAGCCGCGGGCGAGGAGCGCATCGAAGCGGCGCCATTCGTCGAAGATGGCGGCCAGCTCGGGCTGGGCGGCGAGCGCGGCATCGATCTGCGCCCGCAGGTCGGCGCGGTCGGGCTCGCTGAGCCACGCGGACACGAGTTGTTCGAACGCGAGGCGGTCCATCGCGGTCACCGTCCGGCCAAGTCCATCGTCGGGCGCGGGCTTACATGAAGTCCGCGAGATACTCTTTCATCTTGCGGCGCGCCTGGAAGACGTGCCATTTCACCGCTTCGATGCTGCAGTCCAGAATCTGTGCCACGTCCTTCTGCGGGAGCTGCTCCACGCTGAAGAGGACGAGGGCGGCCCGCTGCTGGGGTGGCAATTGCGCCAAACCGGCCTGCACGCGCTCCTCCAGCTCGGTCGCCGCGAGCCGCGCGCCGGGGCGATCCTCGGAATGCGGGCTGTCGGCGATCCGCTCCTCCCGCGACGTGTCCTCGGACAACAGACAGTCCTCGAACGAGAGTCGCGGGCCGCGCGAGCGGCGGTAGTTCAGCGACAGGTTGGTAACGATCCTCAGCAGCCACGGTCCAAACCTTGCGGGGTCTTCCAAGGCGTCCAATTTCCGATACGCACGAATGAAGGCATCCTGACACACTTCCAGGGCATCGTGGATGTTGCCCAGCAGCCGGTACGCCACGGCGGTTGCCCGCCGCTGGTAGCGTTCGATCAGGTCATCGAACGCCGCCTTCCGGCCAGCCAGCGTCGCTCGCACCAGCTCGGCATCATCCGGCGTTACTGGGGTCGAGCGCTGGGCTGCCACGTGCTCTCCTGCCTTCAAGGACACCGTGAGGGGCCAAAGGTTGGGCCGATTTCGGTGCTAGCTCGTCTCGTTCGACGGCCGGGGCCCGATCATTATTCACGTGCTGGGCGGGATTTGGAAACGGGCGCCGGCGCGGCAACTGCGCGGTCCGGTATGGAGCGCGGCCGGGTGGGGACGGGGCGCTTCTAACTCACCTGCTGGCAGTTGGTTATGAGACGTTCACCCGGGTGCCAGCGGCTGCGGTGGGCGTCTCCGATTGTTGGCGGAATGCCGTCGCCGTATGATGGCGCTGTCCAAGAGCTTGTGCGGACACGGTCACCGACCGCGCGACGGTGTTTCCCGGCCGGCGGAAGGAAGTTCGGGGTTAGAGGGTCATGTCAGCGTCCCACGGATCAAGGAGTGAGCCATGTTGCGGAAGCGCGCCGTGTTTCTTCGGAGATCTTGCGCGATTCTCATGGGATGCGTGCTGACGGCGCGGGCCTTCGCCGCGGAGCGCGTGGTGTTGGCGGAGTATTTCACCTCCGTGACCTGAGCGTACGACGTCTACGCCCGTGCGGCGATGGAGGCGCTGCTCCTGGATCCGAACGACGTGGTGGCGGACGGCACGCTCGCGCTCGTCGAAATCCACATTCTGGACAACTACGTAACCGATTGGGCGCAGCAACGCGCGGAGTTTTACGACGCGACTGGCACGCCTATGGTCTGGTTTGACGGAACCGTCGTGGTCGCAGGTGCAACGAGCTTCCCATACACCTACATGACTTACCTGACGCGCTACAACCAGCGCCGCGCGGTTCCGACGGACGTGACACTATCGGTCACGGCCGAGCAACTCAGCGGCCCGACGTTCACGCTCCGCGCGCGGGTTGGCGTGGAGGCCGGCGGGACCGGCAAGACGCTGCGTGCATACATGGTGGCGGTCCTCGCCCATTGGCCGCCAATACCCGCGGATTCGCACAACGCGTTTCGAACGGCCGCCACCACCGCAGACGTGACGCTCCTGCCGGGCGAAATCGCGGTGGTGGAGCGCGAGTTGACGTTCGACGAAATCGCCTGGGCTGCGCCCGAGGACATTCGGATCATTGCCTGGGCCCAGGAGCCGCAGGGCAGCGCGTCGCCGAGCGACCCTGCGACGGTGTACCAGGCCGCGGTCCTGCCCTGGCCATTTCCGCCGGACTGCAATGCGAACGGCGTCGCGGATCCGCAGGACATCGCGGACGGGACCTCCGCCGACGTCAACGGCAACGAGATCCCCGACGAGTGCGAGGTCTGGGTTGGCGATCTGAACTGCGACAGTACCGTCGACTTCCGCGACATCAACCCATTCGTGCTCTATCTCACCGACTTCCCGGCGTGGCAAAGCGCGTTTCCGGAATGCAACGCCGCCAACGGCGACATCAACGGCGATGGCACGTACGGGCAGGGCTCGTTCGGCGACATCAATCCGTTCGTCACGCTCTTGATGGGCAAATCCTGATCGCCGGCTTCCGAGGTGCAGGTTACGGCGCGGCGGGCTCGGCCACCGGCGTCGCCATGGCGGGGATGCGGACGGTGAAGAGCGATCCGCCGGCGTCGCCGGGCGAGACGTTGATGGACCCGTGATGGGCGTCGACGATCCGGGCGGCGATCGCGAGGCCGAGGCCCGTGCCCTTGCCCCCGGTCTTCGTCGTGAAGAACGGCTCGAAGATGTGCGGCAACACGTCGGGCGCAATGCCCGTGCCCGTGTCGGCCACGTCGATACAGAGGGCGTGGGCGGGGGTGTCGCCGGGGGCACCGAGTGTCTGGACCTCGCGGCGGACGACCACGCGCAGGTCGCCGCCGTCTGGCATACTGTCGGCGGCGTTGAGCATCAGGTTCACGAAGACCTGCTCCAGGAGGGGCTGATCCGCGAGCGCACGATCGTCGTCAGTGTGGATCTCACGGGTAAGGCGGATCCCGCGACCGTCGATCTTCGGGGTAACGACCTCGATCGCCCGGTTCACGACATCGGAGAGGCGCGTCTCCGTGCTGCGCATGGCCTGCTCGCGCGCGAGGGTCAACAGCCGACGCACGATGAGCTCGATGCGCTCCAAGCCACTGTCGATCAAGTCGAGCATCTGGCCGGCGCGCTGCGGATCGGCCAGCGAGCGACGCAGGATGCGCGTGCAGTTCTGCACGCCGTCGAGCGGGTTGTTCACCTCGTGGGCCACGCTCGCAGCCAGTTCACCCAGAAACGCGAGCCGCTCACGGCGGCGCAGTTCCTCGTGCAGGCGCGCCTGCTGGCGGCTGGCCTCGGTCAGGCGCGCGGCGAGGACGTTGACGGCGGAGATGAGCTTGTACATGTCGTCGCCGGGCTGGGCGTCCAGCGTGATCGCCGGCCGGCCGTGCCCGATGTCGTCGGCTACGCGTCTGAGCCGGCCGAGCGTGGCGTGCAGGTAGTAGCGTGCGACGCGTCCGCAAATCAACGCGGTCAGCAACGAACCGAGCGTGCAGATCAGGATGACCTGCCAGGCGGACGGCTCGAGCAGCAGGGCGATGGCCCCGCTGAGCAGGATGCCCGCGTGCAACAGCAGCAGCAGCTTGTGACGAAAGCGCCGAAACATCCTATGCTCTATTATCCGGTACGGCGGCCGGGCCACAAGCCGGCCGGGTCCGGTCCACAGGAGAACCCGTGAGCCAGCATCACGACGACGAAACGCCGACGACCGCGCGCCGCTCGCCAGCGAACCGGCTGGGCCTGCCATACCGCCCGGCGCCGCCGCGCCGCCTGCAAACGCCCATCATCGACGTGCACACACACGTGCGGCACATGGCCAGCGCGGCGCAGTTCTTCGCGGCGGCGGATGCGTACGGTGTCGGCCACATCGTGACGATGACGCCGCTCGACGAGGTCGAGGCGTTGCGGGCCGCGTATCCGGAGCGGCTGTCGTTCATTGCGGTCCCGCGCTGGCGTGATCTGTCGAGCTCGAATGCGTTTCAGCGGCAGTGGCTGGCGGATCTGGAGGCGTTTCGCGCATTGGGAGCGCGGCGGATGAAGTTCTGGCTGGCGCCGCCGATGCGAGGCGAGTACGGCCTGCGACTGCAAGACGCCTTCTTTGCCCCGCTGATTCGCCGTGGCGTCGAGCTGGGCTATGACTTCATGGTCCATGTCGGCGACCCGAGCGAGTGGTTCGCGCCCGGGGGGCGCTACGCCGACGCGGCACGCTTCGGGACGAAGCACGAGCAGTACACGCAACTCGAATTCCTGCTGGAGCGCGTTGCGCCGCGGACGGTGATCGCGGCGCACATGGGCGGTAACTGCGAGGAACCGGAGTTCCTGGAGCGGCTGCTCGACCGCTATCCAAATCTATACCTCGACAGCAGTGCGACGAAGTGGGTCGTGCGCGCCGTAGCCCGGCAGCCGGACGCGCTGCGCGACTTCATGATTCGCAAACAGGACCGTGTACTGTTTGGCAGCGACCTCGTCGTGGGTGGCGACTACGGCTTCGAGCATTACGCCAGCCGGTACTGGTGCCACCAGGTGATGTGGGAAACCGACTACCGCGGCGAGAGCCCGATCGAGGATCCGGACGCCGACGATCCGCCGCGGTTGGCGGGGCTGGCGCTGCCGGATGAGGTCCTGCGCAAACTGTACTACGACAATGCCGTGCGGTTGGGGCACGGGCCGCTCGACGGCTGAGAAGCGGGGGTGACGATTGGCGGCCGGGGGGCTATCATCGACCGCACGGCAAGGGCTCGAAAACGCTGATCATGGAGTAACGCATGTACACGCGCATGTTCCTGGTTGTCACGTCGATTCTGGGATTGGCCACTGTCGCGAGTGCCCAGAATGCAGGTGCGGGAGAGGCCGCACTAACCTATCCCAAGGTCAAGACCGTCGATCAGGTCGACGAACTGCACGGCGTGAAAGTCGCCGACCCGTACCGCTGGCTCGAAGACCTCGATTCGCCGGAGACCGCGGCCTGGGTGGCGGCGCAGAACGAGGTCACGTTCAGGTTCCTCGGCGAGATTCCGGCGCGCGAGCGAATCAAGGAGCGCATGACGAAGCTATGGGACTTCGAGCGCTACGGGTTGCCGTTCAAGGAGGGTGGCCGCTACTTCTACTCGAAGAATGACGGGCTGCAGGCGCAATCCGTCTTCTACGTGCTCGATTCGCTCGACGGCGAGCCGCGCGTGCTGATCGACCCGAACAAGCTGTCCGAGGATGGGACCGTCGCGCTGGCCGGCCTGTCGATCAGCGAGGACGGCAAGCGGATGGCGTATGGATTGTCGACCGCCGGCTCGGACTGGGTCGAGTATCGCGTGCGCGACATCGACACCGGCCGGGACCTGGACGACCATCTGAAGTGGATCAAGTTCTCGGGGGCATCGTGGACGAAAGACGGCCAGGGGTTCTACTACAGCCGGTTCGATGAACCGAAGGGCGACCAGCTCAAAGATACCAATTACTACCAGAAGCTGTGGTATCACAAGCTGGGCACGGCGCAGGTCGATGACAAACTGGTCTACAGCCGGCCGGACCAGAAGGAATGGGGCTTCGCGGGCGAGGTCACGGAGGACGGCCAGTACCTGGTCATCACCATTACGCAGGGCACGGAACGCAAGAACCGCGTTTACTTCCAGGACCTCGCAACGGGCGACGGCCAGACGATCGAACTGCTGAACGACTTCGACGCCCAATACGGGTTCATCAACAACGACGGCCCGGTGTTCTGGTTCTTCACCGACCTGGACGCGCCGCGCGGCCGGGTGATCGCGATCGACACGCGCCAGCCGGAGCGCGCCAACTGGAAGGAAATCATCCCGCAAGCCGCGGAAACGCTCGACGGAGTCACGCTCGTCAACGACAC is a genomic window of Phycisphaerae bacterium containing:
- the argF gene encoding ornithine carbamoyltransferase — translated: MPVNLRGRNLLSMKDLTGDEIRAILDQADALKANRAKFERAAPLAGKTLAMIFQKPSLRTRVSFETGMTRLGGHAIYLAPSDIKLGQRETTEDIALVLSRYADLIMARVFGHDIVVDLGKYATCPVINGLSDFEHPCQILADLMTIRERRRTLKGLRAVYIGDGNNVAHSLMYGAALVGMHMTVATPPGFEPKPEVLVESQVIGRKTGAEIRVLNEPTEAARGADVLYTDVWASMGQEAEAEARKAKFQGFQINMRLLGLAKPDAIVLHCLPAHYGEEIEYAAARTPNSAIFDQAENRMHAQNALMVLIAGGRAAPASSAKKTAKPVKKTPAKSARKPAAKAKRR
- a CDS encoding STN domain-containing protein; its protein translation is MPTSTVIHRRSNLPTCLAGLLSLAAIVPLAGAQGMRDLVEAALDQQITQRIEISERPIRDALAELEKPTGLHFEIDPAALECMPYGEQTRLSIVIEHMSVRRALEQIFAGLGLALRIGDNHVVVAPAPVLERLGRRLTVDEVTLLQTLAGQQWAHIRPDAFTVEFRLPPAGKTDPQQMFEQAMRAGPPADALTQLETVTQQMGCLWVLSGKTIVIYSRGEDIQQRLDRPLDLNYQRVALDALLMDLGRRIGITIHFEPGSLQRVAAQDRFVDLIQRDTTARQVLELISGRTGLWYEVGEHGVMVGARPSQGGAAPGGETRSPVVAIVRVPVGTDGTTIDFLIRADELPAEFKALRDRKMPEVIEILRKQLAQ
- a CDS encoding RNA polymerase sigma factor, with protein sequence MAAQRSTPVTPDDAELVRATLAGRKAAFDDLIERYQRRATAVAYRLLGNIHDALEVCQDAFIRAYRKLDALEDPARFGPWLLRIVTNLSLNYRRSRGPRLSFEDCLLSEDTSREERIADSPHSEDRPGARLAATELEERVQAGLAQLPPQQRAALVLFSVEQLPQKDVAQILDCSIEAVKWHVFQARRKMKEYLADFM
- a CDS encoding amidohydrolase family protein is translated as MSQHHDDETPTTARRSPANRLGLPYRPAPPRRLQTPIIDVHTHVRHMASAAQFFAAADAYGVGHIVTMTPLDEVEALRAAYPERLSFIAVPRWRDLSSSNAFQRQWLADLEAFRALGARRMKFWLAPPMRGEYGLRLQDAFFAPLIRRGVELGYDFMVHVGDPSEWFAPGGRYADAARFGTKHEQYTQLEFLLERVAPRTVIAAHMGGNCEEPEFLERLLDRYPNLYLDSSATKWVVRAVARQPDALRDFMIRKQDRVLFGSDLVVGGDYGFEHYASRYWCHQVMWETDYRGESPIEDPDADDPPRLAGLALPDEVLRKLYYDNAVRLGHGPLDG
- a CDS encoding S9 family peptidase, translating into MYTRMFLVVTSILGLATVASAQNAGAGEAALTYPKVKTVDQVDELHGVKVADPYRWLEDLDSPETAAWVAAQNEVTFRFLGEIPARERIKERMTKLWDFERYGLPFKEGGRYFYSKNDGLQAQSVFYVLDSLDGEPRVLIDPNKLSEDGTVALAGLSISEDGKRMAYGLSTAGSDWVEYRVRDIDTGRDLDDHLKWIKFSGASWTKDGQGFYYSRFDEPKGDQLKDTNYYQKLWYHKLGTAQVDDKLVYSRPDQKEWGFAGEVTEDGQYLVITITQGTERKNRVYFQDLATGDGQTIELLNDFDAQYGFINNDGPVFWFFTDLDAPRGRVIAIDTRQPERANWKEIIPQAAETLDGVTLVNDTFIAHYLKDAYTQVRMFDLRGQHVRDVALPGVGTAGGFGGKRRDTETFYSYTSFNMPNTIYRYDMPSGASTVYRQPQVDFDPAQYTTQQVFYNSKDGTRIPMFITHKKNIQLDGHNPTMLYGYGGFNASMTPYFSISRLVWMELGGVFALANIRGGGEYGKAWHDAGRLANKQNCFDDFIAAAEWLIANKYTSAQKLAISGGSNGGLLVGACMTQRPDLFGACLPAVGVMDMLRFHKFTIGWAWTSDYGSPDEPEAFKTLLKYSPLHNLKPGTCYPATLVTTADHDDRVVPAHSFKFISALQAAQGCGNPVLIRIETKAGHGGGKPTQKIIEEISDQYAFLMRVLDVKPAGTAAAMD